In Chitinophagales bacterium, a single genomic region encodes these proteins:
- a CDS encoding SusC/RagA family TonB-linked outer membrane protein, with translation MKITAVILLAACLSAAATGKAQKVSLTLRDAPLEKALKEIKRQTGLDLLYTVDVLQHARPVTIELRNADLRQALDQCFKEQPLTYTIVENVIVVKLRPVTSAEGVGEEVVALPIDVKGRVVDTAGNPVAGASVTVKGDRTKGTTTDENGYFELKGVEEDAVLVVSGVNIERYEVRVAGKSDLATLTIKTKVTEGLEVTIKANTGYQEIEPNRATGSVAVIDNKALNQQTGTNILKRLEGVTSGLLFDNNKVRNSGGSPKNDNITIRGLSTINASMDPLIVLDGFIYEGGINNINPNDVESITILKDAAATSIWGARAGNGVIVITSKKGKFNQKLQVSFNANTIISEKSDLSYLPQMSSTDYIDVEEFLFKQNFSGFTSRINSKYLSLTPAVDVLLKRKNGLISATDSATQINAMKATDVRDQYNKYVYKTAVTQQYYVNLNGGSNNNAYTISFGFDNLSGELQNKFQKLNIKVENTYKPVKNLQLSFGVYYTNSKATTGIPGLGSIRPGGRPVPYFRLADNDGSPVSVAAVYRDTYIDTAGAGKLFNWKFYPLEDWKHNKTTTNLQELFTNIGLQYKLTKSLNIDLKYQYQRQQSQGEQLADMESYYTRDLINSFSQLNRNTGIVNYIIPKGDIRTLQNNFITSYTVRGQLNFNQTWFDHQVAAIAGVETRESKADGDQYTAYGYNEDPLVTASVDFRNTYPTFITGAFNTLPGAPGFVSSVFRYVSAYGNASYSYKQRYILSVSIRKDGSNIFGVKTNDKWKPLWSLGAAWKISDELFYKSAMFPLLKLRTTYGYSGNVDPSKSAVPVGAYGSAPVTGFPYARIGTLNDPELRWERSGMLNIGIDFALKNNLITGSLEFYSKNGTDLYGPSLYDYTVWGYINQVTINSANMNGKGVDIVLTSKNIDKAFKWYTTLLFNYNKDRVTKYFGTTASRISTKINAASGIAPVVGKPLYAIAAYKWGGLNANGDPQGYLNGQLSTDYTAISNEGLARGLDGNIVYIGPSSPPVFGSLMNGITWKNFTLTTLISYKLGYYFRRPSLSYTLLINNGVGNKDYEIRWQVPGDEAITNVPAFKYPLSANNQKRDDFYNSSEVNVLKAGNIRLQYINLSYSFIKNRPVSSLFKELELYGNMANVGILWRANKENLDPEYPTSLPPVRSWTLGVRANF, from the coding sequence TTACCTCGGCAGAAGGGGTGGGGGAAGAGGTGGTTGCCTTGCCTATTGACGTTAAAGGGCGGGTGGTAGATACCGCAGGCAATCCCGTGGCCGGGGCGAGTGTTACCGTGAAGGGAGACAGGACCAAAGGGACGACGACGGACGAGAACGGATATTTTGAGTTGAAGGGAGTGGAGGAAGATGCGGTACTGGTGGTGAGTGGGGTGAATATTGAGAGGTATGAGGTGAGGGTTGCTGGTAAAAGTGATCTGGCTACACTTACAATAAAAACAAAAGTAACCGAGGGGCTGGAAGTAACTATAAAAGCAAATACTGGCTATCAGGAAATTGAGCCTAACCGGGCCACAGGCTCAGTCGCGGTAATTGACAACAAAGCTTTAAACCAACAAACCGGTACTAATATATTGAAAAGGCTTGAAGGAGTAACCAGTGGACTATTATTTGATAATAATAAGGTCAGAAACAGTGGCGGCTCTCCCAAAAATGATAATATTACGATTCGGGGATTAAGTACAATTAACGCCTCGATGGATCCTTTGATTGTTTTAGACGGATTTATTTATGAGGGCGGCATAAATAACATAAATCCCAATGACGTTGAAAGCATAACTATATTGAAAGATGCGGCGGCAACTTCTATTTGGGGGGCAAGAGCGGGGAATGGAGTTATTGTGATCACTTCAAAAAAAGGGAAATTCAATCAAAAACTTCAAGTGAGTTTCAATGCAAATACGATAATCAGTGAAAAAAGCGACCTCTCTTACCTTCCACAGATGTCTTCAACCGATTATATTGATGTAGAGGAATTCCTTTTTAAACAAAATTTTTCAGGCTTTACAAGCCGGATAAATAGTAAATATCTTTCATTAACCCCTGCTGTAGATGTACTTCTTAAAAGAAAAAATGGGTTAATCTCTGCAACTGATTCTGCTACACAAATTAATGCGATGAAAGCGACAGATGTTCGTGATCAATATAATAAATATGTATATAAAACTGCAGTCACACAACAATATTATGTAAATCTTAATGGGGGCAGCAATAACAACGCATATACCATTTCTTTTGGGTTTGATAATTTATCGGGAGAGTTACAAAATAAATTTCAAAAACTGAATATTAAAGTTGAAAATACTTACAAGCCTGTAAAGAACTTGCAACTAAGCTTTGGCGTCTATTATACAAATAGTAAAGCGACTACAGGAATTCCGGGATTAGGCAGCATTCGCCCTGGTGGCAGACCAGTGCCTTATTTCAGATTGGCCGACAATGACGGAAGCCCTGTTTCAGTTGCGGCTGTTTACAGGGATACGTATATAGATACAGCAGGCGCAGGAAAATTATTTAATTGGAAATTTTACCCGTTAGAAGATTGGAAACATAACAAAACTACTACGAATTTACAGGAGTTATTTACCAATATAGGCCTGCAATACAAGCTAACGAAATCCCTAAATATTGATCTTAAGTATCAATATCAAAGACAACAATCCCAAGGTGAACAACTGGCTGATATGGAGAGTTATTATACAAGAGACTTGATTAACTCTTTTAGCCAGTTAAATAGAAATACCGGGATTGTAAACTATATCATTCCCAAAGGGGATATTAGAACGCTTCAAAACAATTTTATAACATCCTATACTGTCCGGGGACAATTAAATTTTAATCAAACTTGGTTCGATCACCAGGTTGCGGCTATAGCTGGTGTAGAAACTAGAGAATCCAAAGCAGATGGCGACCAGTATACAGCATATGGATATAACGAAGACCCTCTTGTTACTGCATCAGTAGATTTTAGAAATACTTATCCAACATTTATTACTGGCGCTTTTAATACTTTACCAGGTGCTCCGGGTTTTGTTTCTAGTGTTTTCAGGTATGTTTCTGCCTATGGTAATGCCTCCTATAGTTACAAACAACGGTATATTCTTTCAGTAAGCATAAGAAAAGATGGTTCTAACATTTTTGGTGTTAAAACAAATGACAAATGGAAGCCACTATGGTCCTTAGGAGCAGCCTGGAAAATTTCAGATGAGCTATTTTATAAATCAGCTATGTTCCCTTTATTAAAATTAAGGACAACTTATGGATATAGTGGAAATGTTGATCCAAGTAAATCTGCTGTACCTGTAGGTGCCTACGGGTCAGCTCCGGTAACAGGATTCCCGTATGCAAGGATCGGTACACTGAATGATCCAGAACTCAGATGGGAAAGATCGGGGATGCTTAATATAGGTATTGACTTTGCTTTGAAAAATAATTTAATTACTGGTTCTTTAGAATTCTATAGTAAAAATGGAACTGACTTATATGGACCGTCGTTATATGATTATACTGTATGGGGATATATAAACCAGGTAACAATAAATTCTGCGAATATGAATGGAAAGGGTGTAGATATTGTTCTTACCAGCAAAAATATTGATAAAGCCTTTAAATGGTATACTACTTTATTATTTAATTATAATAAGGATAGAGTAACAAAATATTTTGGCACAACAGCTTCCCGGATATCAACAAAAATTAACGCCGCTTCTGGTATTGCCCCTGTGGTGGGTAAGCCACTATATGCAATTGCCGCATATAAATGGGGTGGTTTAAATGCAAATGGTGATCCGCAGGGATATTTGAATGGACAATTAAGTACGGATTACACTGCAATTTCTAATGAGGGGCTTGCCAGAGGTTTAGATGGAAATATTGTTTATATCGGCCCGTCAAGTCCTCCTGTGTTTGGATCTTTGATGAACGGCATTACTTGGAAAAACTTTACTTTAACAACCCTGATTTCTTATAAACTAGGGTACTATTTCAGGAGGCCGAGTCTTTCTTATACCTTGCTAATTAATAACGGTGTTGGTAACAAAGATTATGAAATTAGATGGCAAGTTCCAGGGGACGAAGCAATCACAAATGTTCCAGCATTTAAGTATCCGCTTAGCGCCAATAACCAAAAAAGGGATGACTTTTACAACTCCTCAGAAGTTAATGTATTGAAGGCAGGAAATATACGTTTGCAGTATATTAACCTAAGTTATTCTTTCATAAAAAATAGACCTGTTAGCTCCTTGTTCAAGGAGTTAGAATTGTATGGCAATATGGCCAATGTTGGCATACTATGGAGAGCAAATAAGGAAAACTTAGACCCTGAATATCCTACTTCATTACCACCTGTAAGAAGTTGGACATTGGGTGTAAGAGCTAATTTTTAA
- a CDS encoding RagB/SusD family nutrient uptake outer membrane protein, whose protein sequence is MKQFTILCLISNFIFTFPLTSCKKYLEEKPDKKLVELKTLDDLEALLDDNSLINKETTPGFGETSADDYFLQLSDYNSLTDFDKSLYTWRPAEYKFNNDWAVGYLGIYSANYCLDYVDNIQRTPANLIQWDNVKGSALFHRAYRYLNLIWIYGKAYDQTTSQLDLGVVLRLNSDPSMPSVRASVKECYERVITDAKEAALFLPNTPQHVMRPSKAAAFGLLARAYLSMRMYDSAYKYSNQALQIKNDLLDFNDPSVDPFSMPPFQPFNKEIIFYTTQTQFYWPKNPYIALIDTLLYNSYDDNDLRKTAFFYENFGFHAFQGTYSTDDIEDLFTGIATDELYLIRAECHARATPVRISDAMNDLNILLSKRWATGTFIPHTATNQQLALALVLTERRKELLMRGLRWIDIKRFNKEGADITLKRIADQVYTLPPNDSRYALPIPKDIIDITGMPQN, encoded by the coding sequence ATGAAACAATTTACAATACTTTGCTTGATCAGCAATTTTATTTTCACTTTTCCGCTTACTTCGTGTAAGAAGTATCTTGAGGAAAAGCCTGATAAAAAATTAGTAGAATTAAAAACACTGGATGATTTGGAAGCATTGCTTGATGATAATAGCCTAATAAATAAGGAGACCACTCCAGGTTTTGGGGAGACTTCAGCTGATGATTATTTTCTACAATTAAGCGATTATAATTCGCTGACAGATTTTGATAAATCACTCTATACCTGGCGACCTGCTGAGTACAAATTTAACAACGACTGGGCTGTGGGTTATCTGGGTATTTATTCAGCGAATTATTGTCTAGATTATGTTGATAATATACAAAGAACTCCTGCAAATTTGATTCAATGGGACAATGTAAAAGGGTCAGCACTTTTCCACAGAGCTTACAGGTATTTGAATTTAATATGGATATATGGAAAGGCATATGATCAAACTACATCACAATTGGATTTAGGGGTAGTTCTAAGACTAAATTCAGATCCGTCTATGCCATCAGTTCGGGCAAGTGTAAAGGAATGCTATGAAAGAGTGATTACAGATGCAAAAGAAGCGGCTCTTTTTCTTCCTAATACTCCTCAACACGTAATGCGCCCATCAAAAGCAGCCGCTTTCGGCCTTTTGGCCAGGGCATACCTGTCAATGAGAATGTATGACAGCGCATATAAGTATTCAAATCAGGCTTTGCAAATAAAGAATGACCTGTTGGACTTTAATGACCCCAGTGTCGATCCTTTTTCTATGCCTCCTTTTCAGCCATTTAATAAAGAAATAATCTTTTATACTACCCAAACACAATTCTATTGGCCCAAAAATCCTTATATAGCTTTAATTGATACCTTATTATACAATAGTTATGATGATAATGATTTGAGAAAAACTGCTTTTTTTTATGAAAATTTTGGTTTTCATGCATTTCAAGGAACTTATAGTACCGACGATATCGAAGACTTATTTACAGGAATTGCTACAGATGAATTGTACTTAATAAGGGCCGAATGTCATGCCAGAGCTACTCCTGTTAGAATTTCAGACGCTATGAATGACCTGAATATTTTACTCAGTAAACGTTGGGCAACAGGCACTTTCATTCCTCATACTGCTACCAACCAGCAACTGGCTCTTGCCTTGGTATTAACTGAAAGAAGGAAAGAGCTTTTAATGCGTGGCCTTAGATGGATTGATATCAAACGATTTAATAAAGAAGGTGCGGATATAACACTTAAGAGAATAGCAGATCAAGTATATACATTGCCACCTAATGATAGCAGGTATGCACTGCCTATACCAAAAGATATAATAGATATAACTGGTATGCCCCAAAATTAA
- a CDS encoding TlpA family protein disulfide reductase, with protein MEKRKMKKYLIIVVLFLVSHLTHAQDGGRLKVNVEGIKMDSIRPLKIGDKVPDILFGNILNYKTKKAKLSDFKGKLIILDMWSTICASCIEAFPEMEKLQSDFNGKIQILLVNPHDPKFDSEEKIKSVLEKTKTRTGFYPKLPIPIHDSILNAYFPHQSVPHQVWIDKNGKVLVITDLKNTTRENIIFALNGEKLSIPVKDDWAYDKEKPLFVDGNGGDFDAFLFRSIFTEYNKEINSCEGVRKDINGNITGMYMINKPLWYMLVVAYSDLMKGFLTNRIIIDVKNDPDKVARKSDTRYMYCYDLVTPPTPPNLFDQNRYLKEDIKRYFKVGVYKESRKLKSLIVTTTDQIIKSYSKQKMEFYVDKGTIKKVIHNYSIGNIIKFLSAYFNKPLIDETGLSDQLIDITFPDNFEFADSDGLLKVLEKSGFCIWEEEREMEVLIITDMY; from the coding sequence ATGGAAAAACGAAAAATGAAGAAATACTTAATTATTGTGGTTTTATTTCTGGTTAGCCATTTGACCCATGCTCAAGATGGGGGAAGGCTTAAAGTGAACGTTGAAGGGATTAAAATGGATTCCATAAGACCTTTAAAAATTGGAGATAAAGTTCCCGACATTTTATTTGGGAATATATTAAACTATAAAACCAAGAAAGCAAAACTATCCGATTTTAAGGGAAAGCTAATTATTTTAGACATGTGGAGTACAATCTGTGCTTCATGTATCGAAGCTTTCCCTGAAATGGAAAAACTACAAAGTGATTTTAATGGCAAAATTCAAATTCTGCTTGTAAACCCACATGACCCAAAATTTGACTCAGAAGAAAAAATTAAATCAGTATTGGAAAAAACAAAAACACGTACCGGTTTTTATCCAAAGCTCCCCATTCCTATTCATGATAGTATTTTGAATGCCTATTTTCCGCATCAATCTGTTCCTCATCAAGTATGGATTGATAAAAATGGAAAAGTATTAGTCATTACAGATTTAAAAAATACTACAAGAGAGAATATTATTTTCGCGTTAAATGGTGAAAAATTAAGTATCCCTGTTAAAGATGATTGGGCATATGACAAGGAAAAACCACTTTTTGTAGATGGGAATGGTGGCGATTTTGATGCCTTTCTTTTCCGTTCAATATTTACAGAATACAACAAAGAAATTAATTCATGCGAAGGAGTAAGGAAGGATATAAATGGCAATATCACTGGGATGTATATGATTAATAAACCTCTTTGGTATATGTTAGTTGTTGCTTATTCAGATTTAATGAAAGGGTTTCTTACCAACAGAATTATTATTGATGTTAAAAATGATCCTGATAAAGTTGCTAGGAAATCGGATACTAGATACATGTATTGCTACGATTTGGTCACTCCACCTACTCCACCCAATCTGTTTGATCAAAACAGATATTTAAAAGAGGATATAAAAAGGTATTTTAAAGTGGGAGTATATAAAGAGAGTCGAAAATTAAAAAGTTTGATTGTAACAACTACCGATCAAATAATAAAATCATACTCTAAGCAAAAAATGGAATTCTATGTTGATAAAGGTACTATAAAAAAAGTTATCCATAATTATTCCATCGGTAATATCATTAAATTCTTAAGTGCTTACTTTAATAAGCCATTAATAGACGAAACAGGTTTATCTGATCAGCTCATAGATATTACTTTTCCTGATAATTTTGAATTTGCTGATAGTGATGGCCTTTTAAAAGTACTTGAAAAAAGTGGATTTTGCATATGGGAGGAAGAGAGAGAAATGGAAGTCCTTATTATAACGGATATGTATTGA
- a CDS encoding glycoside hydrolase family 43 protein, producing the protein MKYTGSLILVFSLLFQVVNAQKNYAGNPVLKGWYADPEAVVFDNQYWIYPTYSDKYNKQVFFDAFSSTDLIHWKKHEHILDTSVVRWAKRAMWAPAVVRKDDKYYFFFAANDIQNNQEYGGIGVAVADNPEGPYKDHLGKPLISQFYNGAQPIDQFVFKDQDGKYYIIYGGWGHCNIAQLNDTFTGFVPDSAGNVFKEITPGGYVEGPFMFVRNNKYYFMWSEGGWTGPDYSVAYAMADNPFGPYQRIGRILEQDSLVARGSGHHSIIHNAKKDNWYIVYHRRPLNETAANNRATCIDRMYFDKEGKILPVKQTFKGVKKQRL; encoded by the coding sequence ATGAAGTATACAGGCAGTTTGATCTTGGTATTCTCTTTATTATTCCAGGTAGTCAATGCGCAGAAAAACTATGCTGGAAATCCCGTGTTGAAAGGCTGGTACGCCGATCCGGAAGCGGTTGTTTTCGATAATCAATACTGGATCTATCCTACCTATTCTGACAAATACAATAAGCAGGTCTTCTTTGACGCGTTTTCCTCGACTGACCTTATCCATTGGAAAAAGCATGAGCATATACTGGACACCAGTGTGGTACGCTGGGCCAAACGGGCCATGTGGGCACCGGCCGTGGTGAGGAAAGACGACAAATACTATTTCTTCTTTGCCGCCAATGATATCCAGAACAACCAGGAATATGGAGGCATCGGGGTGGCGGTGGCAGACAATCCGGAAGGCCCTTATAAGGACCACCTTGGCAAACCCCTCATCAGTCAGTTCTATAACGGGGCACAGCCGATCGATCAATTTGTTTTTAAAGATCAGGATGGCAAATACTATATTATTTACGGAGGTTGGGGACATTGTAATATCGCGCAACTCAACGATACGTTCACCGGATTTGTGCCGGATTCAGCGGGCAATGTCTTCAAAGAAATAACTCCAGGCGGATATGTGGAAGGGCCGTTTATGTTTGTCCGGAATAACAAATACTACTTCATGTGGAGTGAGGGCGGGTGGACCGGTCCCGATTACAGTGTGGCCTATGCGATGGCGGACAATCCGTTTGGACCCTACCAACGGATCGGGCGGATCCTGGAACAGGACTCCTTAGTGGCCCGGGGCTCCGGACACCATTCCATCATACACAATGCTAAAAAAGACAATTGGTACATTGTTTATCACCGGCGCCCTTTGAACGAAACAGCCGCCAACAACAGAGCCACCTGTATCGACCGAATGTATTTTGACAAAGAGGGTAAGATACTCCCGGTAAAACAGACTTTTAAGGGTGTGAAGAAACAGCGGTTATGA